The DNA region GGTACAGGTATGGGGCAACGGGGGTATAGGGATGATTGGCCTGCACTTTTTTGGGTTCCGCCATTTTATGCATGTCGTGCTGATTGTGCATGTCCTGCGAAGCCGCAGCAGCGACCTGCTCTTCCTGCCTTGAAGGCGGAATATTAGGGTCTGTTTTAATGTCGGGCATCTCCCCTCCGGCGTTTACATACATCACCCCGTACATCACAAAGCCATGGCCCGGAAAAGTGCAGACATAAGGGTAAGCCCCTGCCTTTGCCGGTGCTTTAAATGTGAGCGACCTGGTCTGATCTGGGGAAACCACGGGGATAGACCAGAGCACATCGGCCGATTTGGGTACATAATTCATTGCAGGCCCTTTTTCTTCAAGCTGCAGGGCTGCATTGACCACATTTACCCTGGCGCCCGGTTTGGTGATGAGCAGGTTGTGGCTCATGTCGTCTGTATTGGTAAAGTTCAGTTTCACCGCCGCTCCGGGCTTTACGGTAAAGCGCACCACATCGTACTGCAGGCCCGGAAGCACTTTCAGTTCAATTACAGTTGGCGCTGCAGCTGCCGGTTGCCCCATACCGTATTTTACCTGCAGTACGAACAAGAGCAGCATTATCATTCTTTTGGCTAAACACATATGTTTCTGTTTATTTTATTTTTCCTTAACCACACCAATCATGTCCATACAAAGCTCCTTGCCCGGTATGCCTACGCCCTTCACTTTTGCTTTTGATGCCGCGGGCGGACTTTCCGGCTTGTAATATTTCGGGCGGATGGTGTTCAGGTCATTACTGGCGCTGTCGGTCACCACATAATAGGTGGCCTTGGCCAGATGGTCAAAATCAGTCCCTGCCTGGCTTAAAATCCCCGACATCTCCTTAAAAATAGCTGCCGATTCATTTGCTGCCTCCTTACTGGTTTCGCCGTACAGCGACGAGAGGTATACCTTACTGCCATAGTTGATCCGAGCAACCTTGCTGTATACCGGCGAGGCAGTCATCCCCGTGGGCGTAATGAAATCCAGCTGCGTTTGCGGTTTACTTAAAGCCTGCGGAACCCGGGCAATCAGTTCAATTTCTATCAGCGGCTTTTTACTGGTCCATTCTACATATACCGCAGGCGGAAGGGTATGGCCTTCAAAAAAAGCAGCCATTTCCTTTTTTACCAGGTCAATATCTGCCGCCGGACAAATGA from Pedobacter africanus includes:
- a CDS encoding plastocyanin/azurin family copper-binding protein, coding for MCLAKRMIMLLLFVLQVKYGMGQPAAAAPTVIELKVLPGLQYDVVRFTVKPGAAVKLNFTNTDDMSHNLLITKPGARVNVVNAALQLEEKGPAMNYVPKSADVLWSIPVVSPDQTRSLTFKAPAKAGAYPYVCTFPGHGFVMYGVMYVNAGGEMPDIKTDPNIPPSRQEEQVAAAASQDMHNQHDMHKMAEPKKVQANHPYTPVAPYLYRIFMEDAGPAAIAVSLPQELSYCWDAGLCRLRYAWKGGFVDNTGIWKGHADAVAKIVGTIFYREIMSSPLRIGKADEIPVAAYKGYRLVNKYPEFHYTLNGTDVYELILPKEDGKGLIRKFRIPDAGKTVWLACGISNESETYEASSGVWEKDKLKLSPQQARDFSVTITSYPLVYNKKRR